The genomic interval aatataatataataaatttgatAAACTAGAATGTCTCTATGAAGAGGTATACCAATCACTCAATCAAACAACCAAGCAACTCAAATGGTCAAAATATTTGGAATATACTAGCACCATTGTCTAGTTTGTAGTATGCTAAATTTAATATATGAAATTATTAAAGCAAGAATAACTAATAAAGGATTTATTTTGGATGCAGGGTTTCAAGAATGTGAAAAACATGCAACGTGGTTATCTTTCATGGGTGGAGAGTACAAGCAAACTAGCAGAATAATTTTGTACAATTCACCAAAAAAGTTCCTTGCAAATAATTATTGTATAGTGATATTCCAATAAAAATATATGCTACCTCCAACTATAAAATCCATGTTGATTAAATATGCAACTATTGGGCGGTTGTTTGGTCagtagtttattttattttggaagcTCATGTTCATAGTCTTTCTCGTGAATGACTGCTAAAACTATAAAGCTAATAAGTCCAAATAAAATTTAGGATGGGAATATTGCAGTTGTCATATATTTGTGATAATCATATCTAGTATTTGATACAATAAAATTGTACAAAATATGAGTGAACTACTAAAAGAATGATGGTGATACAGAGAAATGTTTCCTTGATAGtcatttcttttattcttttttttgcttCCCTTATAAGTAATTTAATCTAGATATTATAAATATGCATCACAAAGATTATCTAGAACAACATACTGGAGGGGCATCAATGCTAGTATATCTTGTGTATGATCACTTCTTTCAAGATCCAAAGCACTCTTATGTAATTAGACGAGGATGTGGTTCAAACTATAGCCCCACATGTCCCAAACTTTCTCACTTAACATAGATTATAATGTTAATAGCTTAAAACATTTTTTTCTCCTTGTTTTTAAGCGAAATAAAGAACTATGTCTAAGGCTAAAAGCATTGATTATCGACTTGACATTCGTGGAGCGATCACATTGATGAACATGCATAGCAGAAAATAACCGACGTCAGTCAGTACAACAACCAGGAGTGGAGGACATATGTGAGAACAATTGTGAGAATGcatagttattattattaatataactAAGTAGAAAGTATGCTTTGTACAAGATCCATTGACAATCAATCTAAtgagtatttattttttatcttagTTTAATCTACATCTTATTTTAGAAGTAAGTGTAACTTAGCTTTCTACTCTAGACTAATATTACAACCTTATTGTAGCCCAGCACTACATCGTTCTACTGTAATCTAGCATTACACCCTTCTATTGAAGCCCAATACTATACCCTTTTATCCACCTACAAATGGCAGTATAATGGTGGCAAAAGTTCTTCAAGGTAGTTGAACACATGCTATTTTCCACCTTTCCTCTGCCAGGCAACACAGTACTCTCATACCCCGTGTTCTCTACGACTTGCCCAaataacacaaaaaaaaataccaacATAATTTAGAGGGACCCTCAAACTCGATGCAAGCTATATGAGTAGGGCTGGACGCATGTCAAGGAGCGAGATCCGCCGAAACGTCAAACAGCATCACATCGCTAATTCTGAGTTCTCCCTCGGCCGTCATCCTTTTCCGCCCGCGCAATGCTTCGCCTTCTCCACGCTCGGCTGCTCCATAGCGTTACTGCTGCTCCTCCCCATTTCCTCCCACACCCATTCCCTCAGCCTTTCTCCCACATCTCCCTCGCACCAAACGATTCACCATCCCTGACGGTCCATTTCCTCGAGAAATCATGCGGCCTCTCCTCCGAAGCCGCCCTCTCCGTGGCCACCAGAATCCAGCTCAAGACCACGAAGAATTCCCACTCTGTGCTCGCCCTCCTCAAACACTTCGGCTTCTCCAAGCCCGACATCGCCCGCCTCATCTCCCGTCGCCCCCGGCTCCTCCTCGCCAGCCCCGACAAAACCCTCAAGCCCAAGCTGGAGTTCTACCGGGACATCGGTCTCTCCGGCGCCGACCTCGCGAAGCTCCTCTCTGGAATTCCCGGCCTTCTGCTGTGGAGCTTGGAGAAGCGACTGCTCCCAAACTTCCATCTCCTCAAGCCCTTGCTCCATACCAACGAGAACGTCATCTCAGCTGCGAGGAATTCTCCTCGTTTGCTTATCTCTGACCTCCCCAAGCTGTTGCTTCCCAAGATTGAGAGTTTGAAGAACTACGGCGTGCCGCCGGCTGTAATCTTCACACTGCTCACCACCCACCCGAAATCTCTGATAGAAAAAGCCGATCACTTCGAGGAGACCTTCGCCGCAATCAAGGATATGGGGATTAGTCCTTCGAGTTCCATGTTCGCCCATGCATTCGGGGTGCTCTCTAAATTGCCTAAGACAACAGTGAACAGGAGGTTGGAGAATTACTTGAGCTTAGGCTGGTCGCAGGAGCAAGTCTTTTGGGCGTTTGCCAAGCATCCATACTGCATGTCGGCGTCGGATGACAAGGTGAGGAAGAACATGGAGTTCTTCGCGGAGAAGCTCAGATGGGGGCCGGACTATGTGTCGGCGAATCCGGTGCTTCTGTCGCTCAGTTTCGAGAAGAGGATTGCTCCAAGGTGTTTGGTCTTGGCAATTCTAGCGTCCAAGGGCCTGGTGAAGCGTGGTGTGAAAGCGCGGCACTTGATGATGGGGAGAAGAAGTTCCTTGAGGATTATGTGACCAAGTACCAGGGTGAAGTCCCGGAAGTTGTTGATGCTATGGAGGGCAACAAGTTGGGACTGCTGGGCTTGGAGATGGGAAACCTGGGAGCTGATGGGAATGAGCATTTTGATGCAGCTTAAACAGCAATGCCTCAAACTCCTCTTCATTTCATTGATGTCTTTCTGATTCCTTTCAGCGGTGAACTGCAACAGCATAAAGAGGTTGCTTCCTGTTCTGTTCTATCCAAAGCTTGCTTTGTTATTTTTGGACTTACTTTATTTTCGATAAAATCAAATTGGATTGATAGGCCCCATCTTATTGCAAGTTGAATGACATCACCTTCTGGAGCCCTAATATTTTGTAAGGAGTGGGGAGTTACTCCTCAATCTCTGATGAGGGTGGGTAAAGCATTGCTATTTATGTTCGTTTAGTTGGGGTACTACGTCATATTACGAGGTAAGCTCAGAATTCTCGAAAATTATTTATCTAGAAAAATGATGGCgggataaaataaattttattgtgtTTGATTAGGAAAAAATTATTCCAGAAAATGACATAAAAAAAGATTACTATATTTAGTTGGAGATAATCTTACATaagaatattattaaatttctaaCAACACTTTTGAATAAACAATTCaagtaatgattttttttttttggttcaatcCATTTGTTGGCCATTTATGACCCACTTGCATGAAGGCTGTCAATATAGGCCATTTCAAATATTGTAATATATTTACATGagtcaataaatatttttaaattaattattcatattaaaaaaatatttttattattaatgaattttttaatttcttattaAGTAAATATATTTAAGTTGGGACTGTTGTGGCATTGACAATATTAGAAGAGTGCATAAGTGGGTTTTAACCAAATAATTGGTGTATTTTCATCAAGCAATGATAATTTTATATTACCTTCACTCGGTAATCTAGTGTGGGAAAAAATTAATATCCACTTAGTGGTAACTTTTCTATCAATAAAATAGGCATGGGACCCACCATATATTTTACCTTCTCgcttatcttcttttttgcaCCAAATATGCTAATCTGACATATGATTTAGTTTTCCAGGCAAGATTACCCCCAATAAAATGAACCTTAATAGTAACTCTATCGAGGGCCAAATTTCAGGCTTCTCGGTACCTACAACATATACCAGCTTGGCCTAAAGAAACTTCTTGATTTCTTCTAAAAAACcttcttgatttcttcacttccaCAAATCTTATATGGTAAATTCAATGACACCTAGTAGGCTATCCCTGTAGCAGACTTCCTCACAAAGATTTAATAATAATGACAATGacaatgataatgatgatgatggaggACTCAGAGTTTATGGCAGTATAGAGTTTCGATGGAGGAAGATGAGATATCTTTATCAAGCCCTGGAAGATTGAGGTTGGGGTTGTTGCTCATAAATATAGAGTTTGGATTAAGTTATCTGATATTCCTATATTCTATGGGGACAAGATGAATATATTTAGTACGTGAAGCCCTTTCGGTGCTattgaaattcttgaaaaagACTGTGTTCTGAAAAGGAATATGAACTCTCATGTGTACCAATATTTGTTATGATTTGCAAAACAGTGTTGAGATTTCGAAGGTTAATATGACTGTTATACATAATCTGTGGAGGTGGAAGTTGAAGATTGGTTTAAGTACTCAACTATTCTCAAACCTCCAGCTGATTAAGAAGAAAATTGGAATAGACGGTATAAGGAGGTACataaaaaatacaagaaaagaAGTAATATTTATTCTGTTAATTCTTCGAGAAACAGTTCTGGTGTACATAATTCTGGAGCTGGAGTTGCTGGTAGGGAAGCTCTCATTGTCAGCAATCCATCTCTGGTTGCTCAGTTAGCTCAAATTGTCCAGCAGGTAAATATGGAAGTCCAAGAGTCTCCATTTTTAATTGGATTAAGGTTGGATCTGTTGCTTGTCCCAAGGTGGCTGTGGATGGATTCCCATGGATTCCCAGGAGACCTCTTCTAAGAAAAGTGCTATTCAATTTGTGCTTGGAAGAAGATATCTTGAGGAAACAATAGAGCCAGAGTTAACTAGTTACAGTCGGGTGACAGGAATCTTGAGTATTTTTACAAGATAGCCAATGGAAGTAGGAAGATTGGATTCAGCAGATTGAAGTGGATGATGGAGTTATTACAGATGAGAAGGAGATTGTTGTCTTGGATTAGAAGCTTATTATTTGATGGGAAGACAGCTATTTTAATCAATGAAAAGCCTGGTAGATGGATGAAAATTAGAAGAGTGCATCAAGGGGACCCATTGtcccttatttttttaattatggcAGCTAGTATTCTACCAAGTCTGTTGAAGTATGCTGCCTTCTCTGGAATTATTGAAGGTCCGGTTACATGTGAAAATTTGAAGGTTAATTCCCTCCATTTTGCTGATGGCACTCTCATTTATTCTTCTCTGGCCTGGGGGAAGATTGGTAATCTGAAATGCATCTTGCATATTTCTGAATTTCTTTCTGCATCAAAAGTAAACTATACTAAATCTTCTTTAACATATATAGCTTAAAATGCTCAGAATGTATGGATAGCAGCTGTTGCTCTGAATTGTAAGATCTCTTCTTTTCTGTCATCTTATTTGGATCTACCTCTTATACCAGCTAAACTGTTGAGAAGTGATAGGTCTGCTGTTATTGGTCTTCTAAGGTGCTTTGTATAGGAGGGAGATTCTCTTTTGAACTCTGTCCTTGCGAATTTACCTACTAATTACTTGTTATCAGTATTTTGGATGCCGGGTTGCGTCATTAAGAAACTTGATTTACAATATCATCCTTTTGAAAGGAGAAAACATGGTTAGTGGCGGACATTGTTTAGTTAACTGGAAGGACTGTATGGCAAAGGCATAGGAGGCTTGTGGTGTTAAGGAGTCGAACAATTTCAATATATCTTTGTTAGCTCAGTTTGTGGCGGAAGCTTCTCAAAGGAGAATCGGGTTTCTGGAAGGACCCGGTTATGCAGTTGTATTATAATAATAGGAGATCATGGTTTTCGGATCCAAGGAATGGTGTAATTTCTCTAAAGGTTCTTTCAGAACAAAGGATAGCTTCTATGTGGTATTTCATTTTTTGTTGGGTAATGGAAATGGATCAGGTTTTGGTGGGATGGGTTCCGGTTGCATCTTTTGTTGAAAGAATGATTGACTTCTTTCACAACATTGACCTTTAGATCGCACCCTATaccagatctcaaagcactccaaattcattcattcatctgcctatacagatctcaaagcaacccTTGTGTGATCCAAAAGGAGGTGAATCCTACTTTTGCACGAAAGATACTGCCCTATCCTTTGCCTGATCATTTTCCAAATTTGTTCCTTTGGACTTCTTACTGCGTTTCAGTCTGTGGAAGCTTTAATTGGGTGATTCTTTATAGAATGACCGTTGGAGTTGAGCTTTCTTGGAATATAATCAACTAAAGGGGACCTTCATTTGATTTCCCCTTCTAATGACAAATTAAAGTGGCACAGGTCTTCTTCGAGCTTGTTCATAGTATATTCGTATTATAAGTTCATTAATTTTGGTGGTAATTTGGAATGATATTGTTCAGGTTTTTGGGAAGATCAAGGTACCAGAGTAAGGATTACTTGTGGTTAGCTTCAAAAGGAAAGGTTCTTACAGCTGCCATCTTGAGAAAAAGTTCCTGGCGGACTCCATGTGTGCTGAGTTATGATATGCTAAGCGGCAGTGGGAGAATTTCAGCGCAAGATTAAATGGAAAGTAAGAGATCCAAATCTCTTCTTTTGGGGGTTTTTGGAGACCGAGAGGATTAAGAAGAAACACAGTGGGTTGGGATATTCTATTTGCTGCAGTATGGTGGAAGCTTGGAAGTAGCATGATGcaggaattttgaattttgaagctAAGTTTTCAGTTGTTAACCTCAGAAATTTGTGCAATTTGGTTGGAGTCGCCTTCTGTTTTGGAAATATTATAAGGACATCTTGCATTTCAAATCTTTGTTATTTTAGCAGCCTGTAAGTCTCTCTACTGTACTTGAATTTCATATGCATGACTGAAATCTTGATGGGTGCCCCATTTTCTCAAGAAAGAAAATAGTAataaatgatgatgatgatgatgatgatgatgttatCTTCCTGTTGTAAGTATGTACAACTTTATTGTAGCTCCCGCTAGAGCAGTCAACCGCTGTAATGGTCGATGACTAGGGATATTCATTGTTCCCTGAACAAGAGATCGAAAAGAATTAAATGGAGGCcatcccttatgcttctgctGTAGATAATTTGATGTATGCTTATTATGTACACTTCTTGATATGAGCTTTGTTTTTGGATGTTGGTATGATATCAAAATAGACATGCATCACTTTGAATGTTGCCAACAAATCGATGTGATATCTTTAAGGGACCAGAAGCTTTATATTCGCATACAAGGATGATTTATAGCCTAAAAGTAATTGTAGTGAACAAAAAGCTCATATAGAAAAGGCTAACCAGAAGGTTATCGATTGGAGTCCTTCACCTTTCTTAAGTATCCAAGACCCCCACAACACACTTGATGTAGAATCAAGTGGTTCTGCACTCCAAATCAGCTAGAAGTATGTAGGTATATGACCATCCAACATTTCTTATAGTATAAGCAAGATCATAATCTATAATACCAAAGCAAGTTAATTAGCTACAGGCATGTGACAAGCAAGTTCTAATCGCAACTATATCATATCACATCTTCCATTTCAAACAAAGATTACAAATCTAAACCTATATAAAAACGATCATATAATGGTTTAGATACAAACCATCATATAAAAAAATGCTTGAGTtctctttttcttaatttttttcaattttgagTTGCATTTGGATTGTAATTGAATATCTTGTAGCTCAATATCAAATTTATGCAGTTAttgtttttatcttttgatgCATAATCCCCGAAACTGACCCACGGCACAGCGCCCATTCGCTTCGCATGCGGGAAGGCAACGAAGTTCAGTTCAAGAGACCGCAGCGGAGTGGAGCAGCCGCGACACGAAGTTATTGTTTTTATCTTTCCGATGAGTTTCTCTCTCATTCGCGGAGCGAAGAAAGCGGGCTTTGCCCCAGCTACCGCTATCCTTGGGAAACCCAAAGAGCTACCGAAGGAAAGGGATGCAGTCTCTCCCTTGGCCAAGGGAGAGGACAGGGCAGAGAAGAAAACGTCCTTCGCGCAAGTTTGTTTGCTTCCTGCGCAGGCTTGGCTCTTCAACCAAGGAGGCATTCTGGTAGGAAGGCCGACGGAAAGATCCATTAGATAATGAACTATTGGTTCTAAGCCATCTCTGGCGATGAATCAACAATTCGAAGTGCTTTTCTTGCGTATTCTTGATGAACCAGCGTTTATATATAGATGTAGGAGGATAGTCCGTAGGTCCGTTAAGGAAGTGGAACGAAGCAAAAACGTCGACTTTACTAAACTTATAATGTTGGAGCTATTGATTTGATATTAAAATACATATACATCCAACACcattagtttattttttttgaaactaaGTAGTTTTCATTTCACAGAAACCAATAATAATGATGCTCTATACAAATTGTAAATTATATGATGGTTCGTATCTAAACCAaaacatgatttttttaataacttaaaaCACTACAAAGAGAATATACTCACAAGCGCGTGTACATGTGtgcacatatacatgcatgcacacaAATATATGTAAATTATTATTGGATTATCCAACAGGTTATCAATTCAAAATTACTACCAATGAATCTCAACCCAGCTTATCAGTTCAAGATTCAAGACACGAACTCGATTATTATCTGATCAGGATGAATTACCAGACTACAGCCCTAGCAGCCTGCAAGCAAAGGTTAAAAATAGACTAATAGagaacaaagaagagagaaaaggcAGCCTACAGCCAGAATTCCAGCAAGCAGAATACAGTaataagaacaaaaaaaaacagcagaagaaaaaaggaaaaaaaatataaggaaCATTTAAAGTTTTGCTCattaaaaagaaacaagaaaagaaaagaaaatattaggaaatatcaaaatcaaaccaAAAGGCAATCCTAATGGCCTAAAACCTTTACTATCCTGATCTTCACTATAATAGCAATTCTAGATAGCAATCCTATTAGAAATAGAACTTAAAGCCATTGCAAAAGTAGATCCAAAATTGAACATGAAAGATCATGATATTAGAAAATATGGTTGGATCAACATGCCTTTATCTATATTTGATGGCTGGGATAATTCATGATACTTTCATTCTTTATGAGAATATATATGTCGAAAAATGGTTGATCAATTCATTCTTAACACAAACCATTATACAAACTACAATCCTGGACAAGAGTCTCAGGAGTCTAGCACGCATTAGACTCTCCATCTTTTTCTAAAAGCAATGTGCAAGATAATATAACAAGAAAGGCGAGGTGTCTCACATATGTGCTGGAACCCAAGTATTTATCATTGCATATAAGGTAGATTAGAAAAGATGGCTAGGTCAATATATGATGCAgatatttgtttttcttttgtgcaGTTGTATTACACAATTCCAACATATGAGATTCTctttataatttatatatataaatattagagCAATGGATGCAAATGAGCTCAATCTTTTAtttgatttaaatttttatcaTATCAGAGCAAACCACGACTTAAAACATTTCATCTTTCTTAATACGAAATATGATTTGTGTAACCTTCTGCCAGTAAACAAGCAGCTGACCCATGCGATACATGGGAAGATGTTTCAATTgagaaacaaaaggaaaaggatTTCGAACATTAGAAAAGAAAGAGCACACTGTaatgaagtaaaatcttgtTAATAGTGAAAATTACTCTATTATTATCTGAATATTCGTGGAAATTTTTAGATACACcttattaaattttgtttccttttaagtgagaaaatttaatatatattacaaCACAGGAATAGCTgaataaaataatagaaaataaaactgaaattgtaCACCAAGATTTAATGTAATTCACCTAAAATCTAGGCTACATTTGCCAAGGGAGCGAGGAATCCACTATAATATTCAGATTATAGAGATTTACAAGTATTCATGAAGAGAAAATAACTTGAGAAAACTCTCAAGGGAGTTGAACACGAGAAACGTTGCACCAAGAAATTTCTCACAAAAGAAAGAGCCAAAAAACTGAGGGTTCAAAACATGAGGTGAGCaccaagaaaaatatattttctatcttcttctattcctctccacaccccccccccccccccaccccctcttcctcttccactctctttctcactctttttttcttcattcaCGTTCAGCCAAAGGCTCCATGGAACTCCATTGTTAGCATCGCCAAAGGATACACAAAGTCTT from Phoenix dactylifera cultivar Barhee BC4 unplaced genomic scaffold, palm_55x_up_171113_PBpolish2nd_filt_p 001859F, whole genome shotgun sequence carries:
- the LOC120109149 gene encoding uncharacterized protein LOC120109149, which codes for MLRLLHARLLHSVTAAPPHFLPHPFPQPFSHISLAPNDSPSLTVHFLEKSCGLSSEAALSVATRIQLKTTKNSHSVLALLKHFGFSKPDIARLISRRPRLLLASPDKTLKPKLEFYRDIGLSGADLAKLLSGIPGLLLWSLEKRLLPNFHLLKPLLHTNENVISAARNSPRLLISDLPKLLLPKIESLKNYGVPPAVIFTLLTTHPKSLIEKADHFEETFAAIKDMGISPSSSMFAHAFGVLSKLPKTTVNRRLENYLSLGWSQEQVFWAFAKHPYCMSASDDKVRKNMEFFAEKLRWGPDYVSANPVLLSLSFEKRIAPRCLVLAILASKGLVKRGVKARHLMMGRRSSLRIM